From Salinirubellus salinus, the proteins below share one genomic window:
- a CDS encoding DUF7839 domain-containing protein: protein MVEVLDRKRSATKFRVLVEIADRQPAVNQTEIADAVGVTSQAVSEYIRELVEEGYVDKEARSRYRVTKQGVDWLFQQAADVRRFADHVTEDVLGSMQEDAAIAAAPVAEGEAVSLSVEEGLLHATPGTTGPATGVATTAAEAGDVVGVTGFEGVIEMEAGDVTVFQVPPVRTGVTPASDRLAAAAERAGLVATAGVEAVVVCRESGVDVDVQFAAGAVAADAAGRGVDVVVVTTTDAAGRVTDALRDAGLAYEVDDL, encoded by the coding sequence ATGGTCGAGGTCCTCGACAGGAAGCGGTCCGCGACGAAGTTCCGGGTGCTCGTCGAGATCGCGGACCGGCAGCCGGCGGTCAACCAGACCGAGATAGCCGACGCCGTCGGGGTCACCTCGCAGGCGGTCAGCGAGTACATCCGCGAACTCGTCGAGGAGGGGTACGTCGACAAGGAGGCCCGCTCGCGCTACCGGGTGACGAAACAGGGCGTCGACTGGCTGTTCCAGCAGGCCGCGGACGTGCGCCGCTTCGCCGACCACGTCACCGAGGACGTCCTCGGGTCGATGCAGGAGGACGCCGCCATCGCCGCCGCCCCCGTCGCCGAGGGCGAGGCCGTGAGCCTCTCCGTCGAGGAGGGCCTCCTCCACGCCACGCCCGGCACGACCGGTCCCGCCACGGGCGTCGCCACGACCGCCGCCGAGGCCGGCGACGTGGTCGGCGTCACCGGGTTCGAGGGCGTCATCGAGATGGAGGCCGGCGACGTCACCGTGTTCCAGGTCCCGCCGGTCCGGACCGGCGTCACCCCCGCGAGTGACCGCCTCGCCGCGGCGGCAGAACGGGCTGGACTCGTGGCCACCGCCGGTGTGGAGGCCGTCGTCGTCTGTCGGGAGTCCGGTGTCGACGTCGACGTCCAGTTCGCGGCGGGTGCCGTCGCGGCCGACGCCGCGGGTCGCGGCGTGGACGTCGTCGTGGTGACGACGACCGACGCGGCGGGACGGGTGACGGACGCGCTCAGGGACGCGGGGCTGGCGTACGAAGTCGACGACCTCTGA
- a CDS encoding metallophosphoesterase, which produces MSLTDSLAFDDRAVYLPGESTLVCADLHLGRAAASDVQSDLGEHDDLTARFGRLVERFDPEEVVVAGDLLHSFASLPRGVTETLQRLERSAREAGARMVVTPGNHDTMLSGLWNGPSETEYRVGEWVVCHGHEAPELDAERYLVGHDHPTLEVEGQRHPCYLYGEDIYRGSDVLMLPCFTRLAAGVVVNRMRAAEFQSPLVTDTDLLRPLVRDEGAGETLPFPPLGEFRRLL; this is translated from the coding sequence GTGTCGCTCACCGACTCGCTAGCGTTCGACGACCGGGCCGTCTACCTCCCCGGGGAGTCGACGCTGGTCTGTGCGGACCTCCACCTGGGGCGCGCGGCCGCCTCCGACGTGCAGAGCGACCTCGGCGAGCACGACGACCTGACCGCCAGGTTCGGCCGCCTCGTAGAGCGGTTCGACCCCGAGGAGGTGGTCGTCGCGGGCGACCTGCTCCACTCGTTCGCCTCGCTCCCACGGGGGGTGACCGAGACGCTCCAGCGACTCGAGCGGAGCGCCCGCGAGGCGGGCGCTCGCATGGTCGTCACCCCCGGCAACCACGACACGATGCTCTCGGGGCTCTGGAACGGGCCGTCGGAGACCGAGTACCGGGTGGGCGAGTGGGTTGTGTGTCACGGCCACGAGGCACCCGAACTCGACGCCGAGCGCTACCTCGTCGGGCACGACCACCCGACGCTGGAGGTCGAGGGCCAGCGTCACCCCTGTTACCTCTACGGGGAGGACATCTACCGGGGCAGCGACGTGCTGATGCTCCCGTGTTTCACGCGACTGGCGGCCGGCGTCGTCGTCAATCGCATGCGAGCCGCGGAGTTCCAGTCGCCGCTCGTGACGGACACCGACCTGCTCCGGCCGCTGGTGCGTGACGAGGGGGCCGGCGAGACGCTGCCGTTCCCGCCGCTCGGGGAGTTCCGCCGACTGCTATAG